One window of Centropristis striata isolate RG_2023a ecotype Rhode Island chromosome 21, C.striata_1.0, whole genome shotgun sequence genomic DNA carries:
- the ccdc78 gene encoding LOW QUALITY PROTEIN: coiled-coil domain-containing protein 78 (The sequence of the model RefSeq protein was modified relative to this genomic sequence to represent the inferred CDS: deleted 1 base in 1 codon), giving the protein MDPQDQQTTSDELQDRLRALTQENLQLHDKNERLFTKVGYLESRLGHLASSNTDLSCRLVQSEEEKLKISKELVEEKIQTNKMREQFEEETFELKNKILNQAGIITELEMERDNLLRELQSAEARLKGGEKSGQELTEEYATLKKNYLTLAEAHDEERAQSEELSAELLALAQAQDALRRQLEEQQQSVKTTTQGLHSELDRVQALISRMSHSRVKFEDLAALDKEQKNLEKILLGNQDEIKDMLEKMKNSYEEQQKKLEEKVVEMGKEHQENKRAIHRRQQELSEQSAALMCSQSQVKEAEEENSKLQHQVKELNEEYRARLVCYLQDLAEYIDGLGEGKSPLETSKMRAHVDSMLQDVRSSYKVREEQLAYAARSYKKRLQKITKTHHALLIAYRVQRDQILANPDSSLDPGPPEASFSLEPSELRDESEKELQHLRQDKARLEAQLQAAQKQVAFLKMPVQNISHQERACEESWSDIRKQLKEITASTLVGFEKERAVLLTRATVAEAQVSELQDYIDNHLGRYKEEITHLCRLQGIQEAGRSQSGAAHIGGFSMKGPQRNLALRKKCLECL; this is encoded by the exons ATGGACCCACAGGACCAACAGACAACTTCAGATGAACTTCAGGACCGACTTCGTGCTCTGACACAAGAAAAT TTGCAGCTGCATGACAAGAATGAACGCCTTTTCACCAAAGTGGGCTACCTGGAGAGCAGACTGGGCCACCTGGCCAGCTCCAACACAGACCTGTCCTGCAGGCTGGTTCAGAGCGAAGAGGAAAAACTCAAG ATATCTAAGGAGCTTGTGGAGGAGAAAATACAGACAAACAAGATGAGGGAGCAGTTTGAAGAAGAGACATTTGAGCTGAAAAACAag ATATTGAACCAAGCCGGTATAATAACAGAGCttgagatggagagagacaaCTTATTGAGGGAACTCCAGTCTGCTGAGGCTCGTCTGAAAGGGGGAGAGAAGAGCGGCCAAGAGCTGACAGAGGAGTATGCCACACTGAAGAAGAACTACCTTACTCTGGCTGAGGCCCATGATGAAGAGCGTGCCCAGAGTGAAGAGCTGAGTGCTGAGCTGTTGGCACTGGCTCAAGCCCAGGACGCTCTCCGCAGGcagctggaggagcagcagcagagtgtgaAGACCACCACCCAGGGCCTGCACAGCGAGCTGGACAGGGTGCAGGCCTTGATCAGCCGCATGTCACATAGCAGAGTCAAG TTTGAGGATTTGGCAGCTTTGGACAAGGAGCAAAAGAATCTGGAAAAAATT CTACTTGGAAACCAAGATGAGATCAAAGACATGCTGGAGAAAATGAAGAACAGCTACGAGGAGCAGCAGAAGAAACTGGAGGAGAAAGT GGTGGAGATGGGTAAAGAGCACCAAGAGAACAAGAGAGCAATCCATAGACGGCAGCAGGAACTATCTGAGCAGAGTGCG GCCCTGATGTGCTCTCAGAGCCAAGTGAAGgaggcagaagaagaaaactcGAAGCTGCAGCATCAGGTCAAAGAGCTGAATGAGGAATACCGTGCAAGGCTTGTGTGCTATTTACAGGACTTAGCT GAGTACATCGATGGACTTGGTGAAGGCAAAAGCCCTTTAGAGACTTCCAAGATGAGGGCCCACGTGGACAGCATGCTGCAGGATGTTCGTTCATCCTATAAGGTCAGAGAGGAGCAGCTCGCCTACGCTGCTCGCTCCTATAAGAAGAGACTTCAGAAGATCACAAAGACGCATCATGCTCTTCTCATCGCATACAG GGTTCAAAGGGATCAGATCTTGGCCAACCCAGACAGCAGTCTTGACCCTGGACCTCCAGAAGCCAGCTTCAGCCTGGAGCCCTCTGAGCTCAGAGATGAAAGTGAGAAGGAGCTCCAGCACCTTCGCCAGGACAAAGCGAGGCTGGAGGCTCAGCTGCAGGCGGCCCAGAAGCAG GTTGCATTCCTTAAGATGCCGGTTCAAAATATAAGCCATCAAGA GCGAGCATGCGAGGAATCCTGGTCGGACATAAGGAAACAGCTGAAGGAGATCACAGCCTCTACACTG GTTGGCTTTGAGAAGGAGCGCGCTGTTCTCCTCACCAGGGCCACGGTTGCAGAGGCGCAGGtgtcagagctgcaggattatATTGACAACCACTTGGGCAG GTATAAAGAGGAGATCACACATCTGTGCAGACTGCAAGGGATTCAGGAGGCTGGGCGCTCCCAAA GTGGTGCTGCTCATATTGGTGGT TTCTCTATGAAAGGCCCCCAAAGAAATCTGgccttgagaaaaaaatgcctggaatgTTTGTAA
- the metrn gene encoding meteorin gives MPAFRVWINAIWILLFVVFHAAFSSYSEDQCSWRGSGLSQQQGSVEQISLHCSEGTLDWLYPKGALRLTLSPRLPSVAVGPGGSSSGLITACVKPSEQFHGAQLYLERDGVLELLVGDRLESSPPPRVRCFSRLPGERVALFLQATPHQDISRRIASFRYELRGDWTARLSLDSNPISSEEACRPCNNTEILMAVCTSDFVVRGNIRSVVEDDNLRAAVIKVSATRVFRQKYALFTGNSRLASRGEIRTLLQCGVKPGPGSFLFTGRVHFGEAWLGCAPRYKDFQRAYTIAKAAQQIPCELPVD, from the exons ATGCCTGCTTTCAGGGTTTGGATTAACGCAATTTGGATTTTACTTTTTGTCGTTTTTCACGCGGCTTTTTCAAGCTATTCTGAAGACCAGTGCAGCTGGAGAGGAAG TGGTTTGTCCCAGCAGCAGGGCAGTGTGGAGCAGATCTCCCTCCACTGCTCTGAGGGCACACTGgactggctgtatcccaaaggaGCCCTGCGCCTCACCCTCTCACCCCGCCTGCCCTCTGTGGCGGTGGGGCCCGGCGGCAGCAGCTCAGGCCTCATCACAGCCTGCGTCAAGCCCTCTGAGCAGTTCCACGGAGCACAGCTGTACCTGGAGAGAGACGGGGTCCTGGAGCTCCTGGTAGGAGACCGCCTGGAGTCTTCCCCCCCGCCGAGAGTCCGCTGCTTCAGTCGCCTGCCCGGGGAGAGGGTGGCTCTCTTCCTGCAAGCTACACCTCATCAGGACATCAGCAGGAGGATCGCCTCCTTTCGGTACGAGCTGAGAGGGGACTGGACCGCCCGCCTGTCGCTGGACTCCAACCCTATCAGCAGTGAAG aGGCCTGCAGACCCTGCAACAACACTGAGATTCTGATGGCCGTTTGCACCAGTGATTTTG TTGTGCGAGGAAACATCCGATCAGTGGTTGAAGACGATAACCTACGAGCAGCGGTGATCAAGGTCAGCGCCACCAGGGTGTTTCGTCAAAAGTACGCCCTGTTCACAGGCAACAGTCGCCTGGCCAGCCGCGGCGAGATCAGGACTCTGCTGCAGTGTGGCGTCAAACCAGGGCCCGGCAGCTTTCTCTTCACCGGCCGTGTCCACTTCGGGGAGGCCTGGTTGGGCTGTGCTCCACGCTACAAGGACTTCCAGCGGGCTTACACGATAGCCAAAGCAGCGCAGCAGATACCCTGTGAACTGCCTGTAGACTGA